In the genome of Doryrhamphus excisus isolate RoL2022-K1 chromosome 11, RoL_Dexc_1.0, whole genome shotgun sequence, the window ataattttataatgcactttacatcaaataaatgatctcaaagtgcacgtatagcagactgcatgacacATTTATGTGTAAAacatgtgtaaaaatgtatgtgtacaaatggactgtcacgtgtaaaatattatatatccccccccccctcaattttattaaatcaatgcggcccgcgagtcaaaaagtttgcccacccctgttctagacgaTCTAGTAGAAAATATTGGTTCCCGACTAAAACAGGGTGTGTTTTAGTCGGGAGGAGTCACACAGGAGTGTGTCAagtgtgtttttacatgcaaaacatttttaatagctTAAAACCGCTCTAAACATGACATCCATGAAAGAAACccaatatttaaatacatataaatacatctttggtatttAAAGCATCTCTGTCTTGACCCCctgattacatttttacatttacattacatttttcagCTTTAATGTGGCCAAAGTCATCGTGGTGGGCGACGTCTCCGTTGGGAAAACATGCCTAGTCAGCAGGTAAGATGCAGTAAAGCCATACTTGTGGGAAAGTAAATCTATCTGCCAGGAATAGTGAAAGTTTCTTGTTTTCAACTGTTTATTTCAAGAGTGACATAACAAACTGATAATGAGGTGCTAAGGGATGGGGTACAAACCCAACAAAAGTTGTCATACAGTAAGTACTATACAACACTGGAGGTAAAACCTTAGTACTTGGTGTAAAgcagtgtttacactgtttacattTGACCTCTGCATTGTCAACAGCAGGCACCACCCCTAGTTCATttaagggacctattatgctttttccacttttctgacctctaaatatagttagaatgttgtattctcatgttaaaccatgtCAAGAGTCAGAAGCACAAACTGTAAGTAACAGTTTCTACGGTAAGTGTCCTATCTGTGTTTATttagtgtaatggtaatggtaatggtaatggtaatggttttatttcatttgaacatgcatcagattacaattgagtgcatcccataatcagttcacagttacatatgtccaaaaggagtaggaagaagcaaagcttattaaatcctacccctccatctggtacttttacaatcactaactgctatatttgttcacttcctgctttcctaatatagtttaggttttttttttgtttgtttttttttcaataatgcaccacgtaccgaagtaggaggtgatatgagcatccaatgacataatgggtaccatagtaagtgtcaatatagtgatatatatagcacatcatgactggttcaagactcttcatccttgtatttagcaaacatcaactgcttgtattgtttcttgaattggctcatcgttgtgcattgtttgatttccttactcaatcaattccatagtttgattccacatactgaaatgctatggctagcataacgtagtcctagcatagaagtgtttcaaatgtacttcttccctgagatcatatttctcctctcttgtagagaagtattggatgacatttttagctaattgcttattttttagccttatgcattattttagctgtttgaagatgaactatatcagcaagttgaagtatttgtgattttagaaataaggagttagtatgttctctgtaggcggcattatgagttatccttactgaccttttttacagtacatttagcgagtgaagattgcttttatagttattagcccatatttccacacaataagtaagatatggtagaaccagagagcaataaagagtgtggagtgatttctgattgagaacaagttttgctttgttcaatactgaaatatttctagccaccttatgttgtatatttgtaatatgaggtttccagctcatattttcatctattgtgatccccagaaatgtattttcgtttcGTAAGTTGTctgagtgtgcatacagggaacgGGGTGCAGAGTACAAGCTCAcagatgtctggagttgctaatagccattccATTTGTAAACACGTGTAGTTCTGCTACTATCGATGTTGTAGGTTTTCTACAACATTGGTCGCTCTTTGAGTTGATCCACAGTAAGTCAGggttctccagccagtagctcatgaaCTACCAATAGCTTCCTAGCCACTTTTCAAGTAACTCTTCAAAGGCTATATTCATTTATGATCAACTCCTATTCCGACCAAATTACCAAGTGGGGTGTGGCAGtagtggttattgtgtgtatctgctctgTTGTgtagtccacaacttaatacaaagggcccaaaatgagcacCCTGACTTTTTAGCAACACGTTATATTGAGACATTGAACTCCAGAGAAGAAGCCCATGAATTCTGAATTCTGGTAACAGAAATTCACAAGGaagacccccctcccccctaaGAAGCTGTGGAAAAATTAATCAATTCATATGAATGAGACACGCTTTGGTACACATTGTTTacaacaggggtcggcaacctttaccatcaaaagAGCCTCATCTTCCAGAATGGATCAGCAAAACATGACACAGCTTATGAATTTTTAAAGGTTTAAATcgcaaattgttatttttggctgcaggttgccgacccctggtttaggcttGGGTTGCGGTACGACAAGTTCACGGAAATTATACGTGCCACCAATTTTGAACATAGAACACAAGTTTTCTTTGTGTACAGTTTACACATACAAGATGGACAAAGTCAACAAAGCAGCGGCTGGTGTGATGATATGAGTCATACATGTTCCTGGCAGGTTCTGCAGGGGCGCCTTCGATAGGAACTACAAAGCCACCATCGGCGTGGACTTTCAGATGGAGCGTTTCGAGGTGCTGGGCGTCCCCTTCAGTCTGCAGCTGTGAGTATGATGGAGGACGCTGgtcgtcgtcatcatcgtcgtctAGCGATGAAGAGGGCGGTAGCTGAGCACAGAGCCTTGAGGGACGCCTCAGAGCATCACCGACTGACATCCACTCAAATTTTGAAACTGTTCCAGGTGGGACACGGCAGGTCAGGAGCGCTTCAAGTGCATTGCGTCCACATACTACAGAGGAGCTCAAGGTCAGGTCTCCAATGTAAAAGCACATAAGCGTCAAGCACACCAAGACAAACTGTCTCTTCTGTGTGTGTCCTCCAGCCATCATTGTGGTGTTTGACCTGAGCAGAGCCAGCTCCTTAGTGCACGCCAGGTAAGACAAACACCTCAAGTCTTtttgggggtgtccaaactgcaaaCTATATTTTATTTGAGCTGTGCTGGGAATAAGGACCATAGGTATTATGTCATTTGTTGTATAATCATCCCACGCTATATTTGATCATTGCTCACTCCCTCTATTGctgttaattaataaatgatggctgttttgtggttgactatattccattattagtaaaaaatatattgagaGACAAGTCATATCTAGTATTCTGGCCATTAGGCATcagaaataacacaaaatgtaatgtaatatctcaacaaagacataatataacattactCCTCTcgttccttgtggaagtggtaagtttttggcttcctcCCCAATCTGTTTGAAGCCCTTTtgtaagtttagaataaacaaattgaAGGCTAACTAGTCAGCCCGCTTAAAACAGTTGCCGATCTTGTAGCATGCGTATTAGCAATGTGGTGTCAACAAAGAATAAGTAGAGgggactataagggtgttatttcatgtctaataatggtaaaataaagtcataaatgggttttctatgctgtaacaacacaaatattctatttattaataataattatttcattgCTTTTGTGTCTGGAAACGAGGACAAATAAACGAGGACGACTGGACTcctttattgattatttattctCTATTAATGTTCTGATGTGGGTTTATGTgggctttggacacccccggttgATTGATTGAAAATGATTGCAAATAATACAATGTTAATGAGCACGTGATTATATTGCGTTTGTAGGCAGTGGCTGGAGGACGCAATGAGGGAGAACGACCCCTCCAGCGTCCTACTCTTCCTCGTGGGCACCAAGAAGGACCTCAGTGTGGGTGAAAATGATGCTAAACCATATGCATTaaaatggctacatgaactaaaatacatgCTGTGTACCTGTATAAGGCATTCAGCAGCCTCACTCAAATACGCTGTGAATGATATGCAGTAcgatatacgtatgtatatgtatgtgtatttagtcagtaatgttactgttgtAACATTGTAATGTAACGtttgatgagacacacaaacactagaCTTGATTTCATTTTGGcccaataatccctaataaaaatcccaaataaatacaaatgctaTGTAGCTGCAGAAAAACATGTCAAGCTAAAACGCAATTCTAACCCTGCCACTCAGTTCCCGCAaggaacacatactgtatgtagcaaCAAACACGAGCAtgacttttatttatgtcttattcatATCTATtttgtctactacattgggtaaaatgagtgtaaaggtgactataggggtgttatttcatgtgggCTCCAATAGTATTTAGAAGGCAATAAACAcgtttctatgctgtaactccGAAAATAATTTCAATTATGAAGAAGAAATCGCAGTTAGGTCTGGAACTAAACAACTGCAATAAGCGAGGGATTCCCTGGCCATAAGGTTAGCtgcagcacttttattgaaaatgcacATAATGTAGAGCTGGACTGGGGCAGAACGTCTTGTGTTTTGTCCTCCTCAGTCCTCCGAGGAGCTGGCTGACGTGGAGCAGGAAGCCATTAGACTCTCCGAGGAAATCAGGGCAGAGTACTGGGCCGTTTCTGCCAAGTCCGGTGTGGCACACTCACAGTAAATCATATggtttaaaaaagaaatgtctAAATGGACTTTTGTGTTGGTTACCTCAGGTCATGGCGTCAGAGATTTTTTCCTGCGTGTGGCTGCTTTGACCTTTGAGGCCAACGTCCTGTCTGAGCTGGAGAAAGGCGGCTCAAGGAGCGCTGGTGACATCATCAGTGAGTCTTCACACTAATGTGCTGCTGGGAATAACCAGTTTATAACCAGGAAGAGCTTCTGCCTTTCTATGTATCGGATGATACCCGAATCGGTAATGAAGTACTCGACAATATTGGATATTGCTTAGAAAGTCGATATCGAGCATCACTAGAAATAACTGAGCTCCAAATGTCACAGATGAGCCTAATGGTACGAGTGTCTTACTGTATGAGACTGACAGGCGTGTTTGTCCTGTCAGAGATCACAAGCGGCAAAGACGACGGGCGCAAGCTTGCAAAGAGGAAGTCCGACTGCTGCTGATGAGAGGAGTGGAGTATCATGGCAAACGTGGACTTGGAAATGGACGCGTAGCAGCTACCCTCGTgtgtaaatatgataataaatgaaaattgatTTAAAACAATCATGAAAACCTTTTCTGCTTTTCTTGACAGGATTGTTaacttcctgctgctgctggcgtGTCATGTGTCACAGTGCGGCTAATCTCATGACCAGCATGAGTGCGTTGCTCGGCGCTGACATCACGCGTCCTATCATGtggcgacaaaaaaaaaaggagggattGTTTGAGGATGCCTGAACTTTCTTTCCAGCGTCAGACAGAATGTCTTTTGTCTGTCTTTCCTCAGCTAAAATAATGAACATAAACACTTAACTTTCACAATTTGAACACTTTTATTAAAGGACCTATAGGAAGAAAAGGTCATAACCTTGTCCTTCCCGCACGTATATGCACGTGATGCTCCAGAGGCACGTCACTGCTTGTGTTGCTACAGCGACGGTAATATACACTTCATAAACGGCGTCTGTCACATGACATCgatgatagcttgtgattggatGTTAGACAGGAAGTCATGCATGACAGCCACAGTGCACTGCAGCGCGTGAGATGATGTCATCCAACGTGGATATGCTCTTTGTCGTCCTCGCTATGGTGCGTGCACATGCACGTGTGGCAGAGATGTGCACGGCAGACGCTTTACGGttaaacaaaatacaaacatgTCTTTGACTGGTTCCATAAAGAGTCCAGGAGTGGCCCCGTCCCTCACAGAGCAAACTAaaagtgattgacagctggcCTGACATGCAGGTCCATATTTagacgccacttcctgtttgagaaTACTGCAGCGACCAGATGATGAAATGTGTCATAATGGCAGACTGATGAAAGAGTCATGAGGAGTTAAGGTACAAGAACGCGAGCTGTGGGGGCTGGAGGGGGGGATGTGGATGCCCCCCTCGATGTCCTATCGATCCATCTCGTCCAGGAGGGGCGTGGCGTCTCCAGCGATGGACATGGGTGTGCTCTCGATCATGGGGCTTGGTGACGGACGCGGCGTCATCCTCTGAGCTTTCTTACGCCCCTCggcttctttctctttcagccACTGCGCCGCCATCTTGCCCCAATCCACTGCcgtggagctgctgctgctgctgggcctGAACGGGGGACAGGGAGGAGGGTGTTAGTGCCTACtggtggatggaggaggtcatGTGATTGACTTGCTGGTGGCTGCCCCACGCACTTTGGCTGCATCTGCTGCGGCGTCCGCCCTCGGGAGGACACGGAGGACGACGGCGTGCTGGAGGCGTGTCCGTGCTGGCTGCTGTGGGCGCGGTGGTTGTGGTGCGACGTATGGCTGCCGTGAGCGTGCGTTGACTGTGGGGTGGAACCCGGGTACTGCGGTGTGCCGAGGGCCTGCTGGCTGGGTGTCGTGTACGAGTAGCTCGGTGTCATCATGGGCGTGGCCATGGGTTGCTGGGGCGTCGCGAACACCTGCACGGGAGGAAGTGGAGACGGCAGTGGAGACGGCAGTGCTACGTGTCACTATGTGACTAAGCTAACCACATTCACATGCACTCACGTGATAGGCCGAGGAGCTCCCGCCGCCTCCCGTGCTGCCTCCGCTGTAGCCGTACTGGCTGGAGCCCCACTGTGCTGGCGTGGCGTTCGGGTTCTGACCCTGGCCCGTGACCGCCGCAATGGCATTGAACATCTGAGAGGTCATGTTGCGGGGGAGAGCGTTGACGGCTCGTGTCAGGTCTGAGGGGAGGGAAGGCAGCTGATCAGACCAGACagttgcaa includes:
- the rab34b gene encoding ras-related protein Rab-34, whose amino-acid sequence is MLPPAKNDRIISHLPKCFSPRAALHTEDVFHPDVKAACRDHREDAVSFNVAKVIVVGDVSVGKTCLVSRFCRGAFDRNYKATIGVDFQMERFEVLGVPFSLQLWDTAGQERFKCIASTYYRGAQAIIVVFDLSRASSLVHARQWLEDAMRENDPSSVLLFLVGTKKDLSSSEELADVEQEAIRLSEEIRAEYWAVSAKSGHGVRDFFLRVAALTFEANVLSELEKGGSRSAGDIIKITSGKDDGRKLAKRKSDCC